A portion of the Pseudoxanthomonas sp. JBR18 genome contains these proteins:
- a CDS encoding short-chain fatty acyl-CoA regulator family protein, producing the protein MPNTRRQFGLRLQRLRQQHGLTQAQLAQALGLSPSYLNQIERNKRPLTPAVQARLREVLGDTARLFDTDDPFALVDPLHDTLVALGQPGVSMTELRTLAGNLPQVAHALLDLHREHRALRDRATALELQVGDPGVGTPALLSPGDQVRDYFNRLGNHLPELDDLAEHRFAELGLVVGHTAPRLRQLLADRHGVLVEVHAAGGHEKRRFDAATRVLHLPGYLRPGQQAFQMAAQLVLLEHADLIAALTARAGFDDPERIALSRIGLSNYFAGALVMPYGEFLRSAEDSRYDIEWLAHRFGVGFEAVCHRLSTLQREGAPGLPIFFMRVDRAGNVSKRHSSTDFHFSQVGGSCPLWIVYEAFNQPGRVLTQVARLPDGRRHFWLARQVSSGPVGYGQPRKTFAVTLGCDLRHAERLVYARGIDLRAESAVPIGPGCRTCEWSDCLQRAFPALPRLGAVVR; encoded by the coding sequence ATGCCCAATACCCGACGCCAGTTCGGCCTGCGCCTGCAGCGCCTGCGCCAGCAACACGGCCTCACCCAGGCCCAGCTGGCGCAGGCGCTGGGGCTGTCCCCCAGCTATCTCAACCAGATCGAGCGCAACAAGCGCCCACTGACCCCGGCCGTGCAGGCGCGCCTGCGTGAGGTGCTGGGCGATACCGCCCGGCTGTTCGACACCGACGACCCATTCGCCCTGGTCGACCCGCTGCACGACACCCTGGTCGCGCTGGGCCAGCCCGGTGTGAGCATGACCGAGCTGCGCACCCTGGCCGGCAACCTGCCCCAGGTCGCCCACGCCCTGCTGGACCTGCACCGCGAGCACCGCGCCCTGCGCGACCGCGCCACCGCCCTGGAACTGCAGGTCGGCGATCCCGGCGTCGGCACGCCAGCGCTGCTGTCGCCCGGCGACCAGGTACGCGATTACTTCAATCGCCTCGGCAACCACCTGCCCGAGCTGGACGATCTGGCCGAGCACCGCTTCGCCGAACTCGGCCTGGTAGTCGGCCACACCGCCCCACGGCTGCGCCAGCTGCTGGCCGACCGCCACGGCGTGCTGGTCGAGGTGCACGCCGCCGGTGGCCACGAGAAGCGCCGCTTCGATGCCGCCACGCGCGTGCTGCACCTGCCCGGCTACCTGCGACCTGGCCAGCAGGCTTTCCAGATGGCCGCGCAGCTGGTGCTGCTGGAGCATGCAGACCTGATCGCCGCGCTGACCGCACGTGCCGGCTTCGATGACCCCGAGCGCATCGCGCTCTCCCGCATCGGCCTGTCCAACTACTTCGCCGGCGCGCTGGTGATGCCGTACGGCGAGTTCCTGCGCAGCGCCGAGGACAGCCGCTACGACATCGAATGGCTAGCGCACCGCTTCGGCGTGGGCTTCGAGGCGGTGTGCCACCGTCTTTCCACCCTGCAGCGCGAAGGCGCACCCGGCCTGCCGATCTTCTTCATGCGCGTGGACCGCGCCGGCAACGTGTCCAAGCGCCACTCCTCCACCGACTTCCACTTTTCCCAGGTCGGCGGCTCGTGCCCACTGTGGATCGTGTACGAAGCCTTCAACCAGCCCGGCCGCGTGCTGACCCAGGTCGCGCGCCTGCCCGATGGCCGGCGCCACTTCTGGCTGGCCCGCCAGGTCAGCAGCGGCCCGGTCGGCTACGGCCAACCGCGCAAGACCTTCGCCGTCACCCTGGGCTGCGACCTGCGCCACGCCGAGCGCCTGGTCTACGCCCGCGGCATCGACCTGCGCGCCGAAAGCGCGGTGCCCATCGGCCCGGGTTGCAGGACCTGCGAATGGAGTGACTGCCTGCAGCGCGCGTTTCCTGCGCTGCCGCGGTTGGGGGCGGTGGTGCGGTGA
- a CDS encoding CoA-acylating methylmalonate-semialdehyde dehydrogenase — MNAELPRMSLLIDGAFVESTTTTWKDIVNPATQEVLGQVPFATVEEVDRAVAAAKAAFKTWRKTPIGTRARIFLKYQQLIREHMGELAAILTAEQGKTLPDAEGDVFRGLEVVEHAAAIGNLQLGELANNVAGGVDTYTLMQPLGVCAGITPFNFPAMIPLWMFPMAIATGNTFLLKPSEQDPMVTMRLVELALEAGIPKGVLNVVHGGEEVVNAICDHPDIKAVSFVGSTKVGTHVYHRASLAGKRVQCMMGAKNHAVVLPDANKEQTLNAMAGAAFGAAGQRCMAASTLVLVGAAREWIPELVEKAKTLKVGPGHAKDTDVGPLISPAACTRVQDLIESGIAQGAKLELDGRKPQVDGHAQGNFVGPTIFSGVKPGMRIYDEEIFGPVLVIVEVDSLDAAIDFVNANPNGNGTAVFTQSGAAARKFQEDIDVGQVGINVPIPVPVPLFSFTGSRASKLGDLGPYGKQVVMFYTQTKTVTARWFDDETLGHGVNTTISLK, encoded by the coding sequence ATGAACGCCGAACTCCCGCGCATGTCCTTGTTGATCGACGGAGCCTTCGTCGAATCCACCACGACCACCTGGAAGGACATCGTCAACCCGGCCACGCAGGAGGTGCTGGGGCAGGTGCCGTTCGCCACCGTCGAGGAGGTGGACCGCGCCGTGGCCGCCGCCAAGGCCGCCTTCAAGACCTGGCGCAAGACGCCGATCGGCACCCGGGCGCGCATCTTCCTCAAGTACCAGCAGCTGATCCGCGAGCACATGGGCGAGCTGGCGGCCATCCTCACCGCCGAGCAGGGCAAGACCCTGCCCGATGCCGAGGGCGATGTGTTCCGCGGGCTGGAGGTGGTGGAGCACGCCGCGGCCATCGGCAACCTGCAGCTGGGCGAGCTGGCCAACAACGTGGCCGGCGGCGTGGACACCTACACGCTGATGCAGCCGCTGGGCGTGTGCGCCGGCATCACCCCGTTCAACTTCCCGGCGATGATCCCGCTGTGGATGTTCCCGATGGCCATCGCCACCGGCAACACCTTCCTGCTCAAGCCGTCCGAGCAGGACCCGATGGTGACCATGCGCCTGGTCGAACTGGCGCTGGAGGCCGGCATCCCCAAGGGCGTGCTCAACGTGGTCCACGGCGGCGAGGAGGTGGTCAACGCGATCTGCGACCACCCGGACATCAAGGCGGTGTCGTTCGTCGGTTCGACCAAGGTAGGCACGCATGTCTACCACCGCGCCTCGCTGGCCGGCAAGCGCGTGCAGTGCATGATGGGCGCCAAGAACCACGCCGTCGTGTTGCCCGATGCCAACAAGGAGCAGACGCTCAACGCGATGGCCGGTGCGGCGTTCGGTGCGGCCGGACAGCGCTGCATGGCGGCCTCCACGCTGGTCCTGGTCGGCGCGGCGCGCGAGTGGATTCCAGAGCTGGTCGAAAAGGCCAAGACGCTGAAGGTCGGCCCCGGCCACGCCAAGGACACCGACGTCGGTCCGCTGATCTCGCCGGCCGCCTGTACCCGCGTGCAGGACCTGATCGAATCGGGCATCGCCCAGGGCGCCAAGCTCGAGCTGGATGGCCGCAAGCCCCAGGTGGATGGCCACGCGCAGGGCAACTTCGTCGGCCCGACCATCTTCTCTGGGGTCAAGCCGGGCATGCGGATCTACGACGAGGAGATCTTCGGACCGGTGTTGGTGATCGTGGAGGTCGACTCGCTCGATGCGGCCATCGACTTCGTCAACGCCAACCCCAACGGCAACGGCACGGCGGTGTTCACCCAGTCCGGCGCCGCCGCGCGCAAGTTCCAGGAGGACATCGACGTGGGCCAAGTCGGCATCAACGTGCCGATCCCGGTGCCGGTACCGCTGTTCTCATTCACTGGCTCGCGCGCTTCCAAGTTGGGCGACCTGGGCCCTTACGGCAAGCAGGTGGTGATGTTCTACACCCAGACCAAGACGGTCACCGCGCGCTGGTTCGACGACGAGACGCTGGGCCACGGCGTCAACACCACCATCAGCCTGAAGTAA
- a CDS encoding isoamylase, producing the protein MILLLPCRARAAIDANLLGGRFDASATNVTFRVYSSTATRIEVWVYASATGATENARYALSNNTTTHVWSGSIPVSTLRAAGVSGPVYYGYRAWGPNWTYSASWMPGTSTGFVADVDAAGNRFNPNKLLLDPYAREVSHDPITATCQDGTLYASGPGYRTLDSAACASKGIVLASDATSTGSKPTRAFKDEVVYEVHLRGLTKNDTTIPAAKRGTYAGAALKAPALAALGVTAVEFLPLQETQNDQNDIDPNSDSGDNYWGYMTLNWFAPDRRYASDRTPGGPTKEVKAMVKAFHDAGIKVYVDVVYNHTGEGGPWGGGDGVSTYNVLSWRGLDNPTYYALTSDRQHPWDNTGVGGNYNTRNLIAQNQIVDSLAYWRDTLGVDGFRFDLASVLGNSCQHGCFNFDKNDGGNALNRIVAELPPRAAGGGSGVDLIAEPWAIGGNSYQVGGFPAGWAEWNGQYRDTVRKLQNKLGVETVTLGTLATRVAGSSDLYGDDGRKPWHSVNFLVAHDGFTLNDLYAFNSKQNAQPWPYGPSDGGEDSNNSWDQGGNAQAQRRAARTGMALSLLSAGVPMLTGGDEALRTQYGNNNAYNLDSPANWLDWTRLQVESDFETFTRRLLAFRKAHPALRPANFYSGSDGNGNVMEQLRWFKPDGSVADTAYFENASNHALAWRIDGSEFGDPAPAIYVAYNGWSGDVDFTLPWPGTGKQWYRVTDTAIWNEGGNTVASPGSETLVGGENTHYGLQARSLLLMIAK; encoded by the coding sequence GTGATCCTGTTGCTGCCCTGCCGCGCACGGGCGGCGATCGATGCGAACCTGCTGGGCGGGCGCTTCGATGCCAGCGCCACCAATGTCACCTTTCGCGTCTACTCGTCCACGGCAACCCGCATCGAGGTCTGGGTCTACGCCAGTGCCACCGGCGCCACCGAGAATGCCCGGTACGCGCTATCGAACAACACGACGACCCACGTGTGGTCCGGCAGCATCCCGGTTTCCACACTGCGCGCGGCCGGCGTCAGCGGCCCGGTGTACTACGGCTACCGCGCCTGGGGTCCGAACTGGACTTATTCGGCATCGTGGATGCCCGGCACCTCCACCGGTTTCGTGGCCGACGTGGATGCCGCGGGCAATCGCTTCAACCCCAACAAGCTGCTGTTGGACCCGTACGCACGCGAAGTCAGCCACGACCCGATCACCGCGACCTGCCAGGACGGGACGCTCTACGCCAGCGGCCCTGGCTACCGCACGCTCGACAGCGCCGCGTGCGCGTCCAAGGGGATCGTGCTGGCGAGCGACGCCACCTCCACCGGCAGCAAGCCCACGCGCGCGTTCAAGGATGAGGTGGTGTACGAGGTGCACCTGCGCGGACTGACCAAGAACGACACCACGATCCCCGCCGCCAAACGCGGCACCTATGCCGGCGCGGCGCTCAAGGCCCCGGCGCTGGCCGCCCTGGGCGTCACGGCGGTGGAGTTCCTGCCGCTGCAGGAGACCCAGAACGACCAGAACGACATCGACCCCAACTCAGACAGCGGCGACAACTACTGGGGCTACATGACGCTGAACTGGTTCGCGCCCGACCGTCGCTACGCCAGCGACCGGACCCCGGGCGGGCCGACGAAAGAGGTCAAGGCCATGGTCAAGGCCTTCCACGACGCCGGCATCAAGGTCTACGTCGATGTGGTCTACAACCACACCGGCGAAGGTGGGCCGTGGGGCGGCGGTGACGGCGTCAGCACCTACAACGTGCTCTCGTGGCGCGGGTTGGATAACCCGACCTACTACGCGCTCACCAGCGACCGCCAGCATCCGTGGGACAACACCGGCGTCGGCGGCAACTACAACACGCGCAACCTCATCGCCCAGAATCAGATCGTGGACTCGCTGGCGTACTGGCGCGACACGCTGGGTGTGGACGGCTTCCGCTTCGACCTGGCCTCCGTGCTGGGCAACAGCTGCCAGCATGGCTGCTTCAACTTCGACAAAAATGACGGCGGCAACGCACTCAACCGCATCGTTGCCGAACTGCCTCCGCGCGCGGCTGGCGGTGGGAGCGGCGTGGACCTGATCGCCGAGCCATGGGCCATCGGCGGCAATTCGTATCAGGTCGGTGGCTTCCCGGCCGGCTGGGCAGAATGGAACGGCCAGTACCGGGACACCGTGCGCAAGCTACAGAACAAACTCGGCGTGGAGACGGTGACGCTGGGCACACTGGCCACGCGCGTGGCCGGCTCCTCGGACCTTTACGGCGACGATGGACGTAAGCCGTGGCATTCGGTGAACTTCCTGGTCGCGCATGACGGCTTCACGCTCAACGATCTGTACGCATTCAACAGCAAGCAGAATGCGCAGCCGTGGCCGTACGGCCCGTCCGACGGTGGCGAGGACAGCAACAACAGCTGGGACCAGGGCGGCAACGCGCAGGCGCAGCGGCGCGCGGCGCGGACCGGCATGGCGCTGTCCCTGCTCAGTGCCGGCGTGCCGATGCTGACCGGCGGTGATGAGGCATTGCGCACGCAGTACGGCAACAACAACGCCTACAACCTCGACTCGCCCGCGAACTGGCTGGACTGGACACGGCTACAGGTCGAATCGGACTTCGAAACCTTCACTCGGCGCCTGCTGGCGTTCCGCAAGGCGCACCCCGCGCTGCGCCCGGCGAACTTCTATTCCGGCAGCGATGGCAACGGCAACGTGATGGAACAGTTGCGCTGGTTCAAGCCCGACGGCAGCGTGGCCGATACGGCGTACTTCGAAAACGCCAGCAACCATGCGCTGGCCTGGCGCATCGACGGCAGCGAATTCGGCGATCCGGCGCCGGCGATCTACGTCGCCTACAACGGCTGGTCCGGCGACGTCGACTTCACCTTGCCTTGGCCGGGTACAGGCAAGCAGTGGTACCGCGTCACCGACACGGCGATCTGGAACGAAGGTGGCAACACCGTCGCCTCGCCCGGCAGCGAGACGCTCGTTGGGGGCGAGAACACGCACTACGGCCTGCAGGCACGCTCGCTGCTCCTGATGATCGCGAAGTAG
- a CDS encoding AraC family transcriptional regulator gives MNTPRARPVSRDWIALRRDRETGIETVQAHFGGHAYDPHDHDELLVGFTQQGVQQFRCRRAVHVSTPGRAILIEPGEVHDGRAPEREGFTYAMLYLPQPVLVQWAERLGQDEARADRAASKHILQHDPGLVSVISGAFSALHAGEGRLARDQTLDALLRALHRHRSRHGPASRPVDAAIVRVREALHAHLAQDIGLDDLSKMTGMDRFRLTRQFTQAYGLSPHAYLIRLRLRAARALLAGGMQPASVAPETGFADQSHLGRWFRRAYRLTPAAYRRSCTNVPDLVP, from the coding sequence GTGAACACGCCTCGGGCCAGGCCGGTATCGCGGGACTGGATCGCGCTCCGCAGGGATCGCGAGACCGGCATCGAGACGGTGCAGGCCCACTTCGGCGGCCACGCCTACGATCCGCACGATCACGACGAACTGCTGGTGGGCTTCACCCAGCAAGGCGTTCAGCAGTTCCGTTGTCGGCGCGCAGTCCATGTCAGCACGCCAGGGCGCGCCATCCTGATCGAGCCGGGGGAAGTCCACGACGGACGCGCGCCGGAGCGGGAGGGCTTCACCTACGCCATGCTGTACCTCCCGCAGCCCGTGCTGGTGCAATGGGCGGAACGGCTCGGGCAGGATGAAGCACGCGCAGACCGGGCCGCCTCCAAGCACATCCTGCAGCACGATCCCGGGTTGGTGTCGGTCATCAGTGGAGCGTTCAGTGCGCTTCACGCCGGCGAAGGCCGGCTCGCGCGCGACCAGACGCTGGACGCACTCCTGCGTGCGCTGCACAGGCATCGCTCCCGGCACGGCCCGGCGAGCCGGCCAGTGGATGCGGCCATCGTGCGCGTCCGTGAGGCGCTGCATGCGCACTTGGCGCAGGACATCGGGCTCGATGACCTGTCGAAGATGACCGGGATGGATCGCTTCAGGCTCACCCGGCAGTTCACCCAGGCCTATGGGCTGTCCCCGCATGCCTACCTGATCCGGCTGCGCCTGCGCGCGGCGCGCGCGCTGCTGGCCGGTGGCATGCAGCCGGCCAGTGTGGCCCCCGAGACCGGCTTTGCCGACCAGAGCCACCTTGGCCGTTGGTTCCGGCGTGCGTACCGACTGACGCCGGCGGCCTACCGACGCAGCTGCACAAACGTTCCAGACCTGGTGCCCTGA
- a CDS encoding CocE/NonD family hydrolase — MLIRRRATLLGAALMSCGLTLLGATPAFAQRNADPDAELIAKRNALEAELEQIAVIDRKVMVKMRDGKLMAADVYRPKGEGKFPIIFSRTPYNFNFWDVKLGAPRDMSQQIAAVKHGYAFVQMQERGHFFSQGNYDILGMPLSDATDELKWMSSQPWASGKVGTTGCSSTAEWQLAVVAQDNPALTTFNVQGFGAGVGKVGPYYEQGNWYRGGAMQMLFVSWIYDYGIQNQVRPQFAAGTTQDELINASHFFDLAPQMPKVDWDKAFWHLPSKDIIKAVGGPPGIYDTVMPVATGGNMVARTPNSPAWYKGGLWHEDQKINKPGLWFMSWFDVSVSPNLAAYNQVRKTADKAIAEQQYAVIAPVLHCAYKRSSEHTMVGDMDMGDARFDYDALVYGWFDQYLKGEDSPVVAKQPKVMYYVMGANRWKNAQTWPPAGVTTQDLYFGSEGQANTLYGNGVLSATLPTTAQSDKFTYDPSNPVPTLGGGGCCQGATKFGAFDQRQQETRNDILVYDTKPFEKGMEVSGPVTVTLYVSSDAKDTDFTFKLIDVFPDGRAMNITENIQRMRYRNGYDKPLAWMEKGQVVPVTFQPIDTAYYFKPGHTLRVDVSSSNFPRFDRNLNTGGNNVDEDHGVIAHNVVHHGPQYPSKITLTVMPAAEPAATNQEAAAN; from the coding sequence ATGCTGATCCGTCGGCGCGCCACCTTGCTCGGCGCGGCACTCATGTCCTGCGGACTGACCTTGCTGGGGGCGACGCCGGCGTTCGCCCAGCGCAACGCAGATCCCGATGCCGAGTTGATCGCCAAGCGCAACGCGCTGGAGGCCGAGCTGGAACAGATCGCCGTGATCGATCGCAAGGTCATGGTCAAGATGCGCGATGGCAAGCTGATGGCGGCCGATGTCTATCGGCCCAAGGGCGAGGGCAAGTTCCCGATCATCTTTTCGCGCACGCCCTACAACTTCAATTTCTGGGACGTGAAGCTGGGCGCGCCGCGCGACATGAGCCAGCAGATCGCCGCAGTCAAGCATGGCTATGCGTTCGTGCAGATGCAGGAGCGTGGGCATTTCTTCTCCCAGGGCAACTACGACATCCTCGGCATGCCGCTGAGCGATGCCACCGACGAGCTGAAGTGGATGTCCTCGCAGCCCTGGGCCAGCGGCAAGGTCGGCACCACAGGCTGCTCCTCTACGGCCGAATGGCAACTGGCGGTGGTGGCACAGGACAACCCGGCGCTGACCACCTTCAACGTGCAGGGCTTCGGTGCCGGCGTGGGTAAGGTCGGTCCCTACTACGAGCAGGGCAACTGGTATCGCGGCGGCGCGATGCAGATGCTGTTCGTGTCATGGATCTACGACTACGGCATCCAGAACCAGGTGCGTCCGCAGTTCGCGGCTGGCACCACGCAGGACGAGCTCATCAACGCCTCGCACTTCTTCGACCTGGCCCCGCAGATGCCCAAGGTCGACTGGGACAAGGCGTTCTGGCACCTGCCGAGCAAGGACATCATCAAGGCCGTCGGCGGCCCGCCCGGCATCTACGACACGGTCATGCCCGTGGCCACCGGCGGCAACATGGTCGCGCGCACGCCCAACAGCCCGGCCTGGTACAAGGGCGGGCTGTGGCACGAGGACCAGAAGATCAACAAGCCGGGCCTGTGGTTCATGAGCTGGTTCGATGTGTCGGTCTCGCCCAACCTGGCCGCCTACAACCAGGTGCGCAAGACCGCCGACAAGGCCATCGCCGAGCAGCAGTACGCGGTGATCGCCCCGGTGCTGCATTGCGCCTATAAGCGCTCCAGCGAACACACCATGGTGGGCGACATGGACATGGGCGATGCCCGCTTCGACTACGACGCGCTGGTCTACGGCTGGTTCGACCAGTACCTCAAGGGCGAGGACAGCCCGGTGGTCGCCAAGCAGCCCAAGGTCATGTACTACGTGATGGGTGCCAACCGCTGGAAGAACGCGCAGACCTGGCCGCCGGCGGGGGTGACCACGCAGGACCTGTACTTCGGCAGCGAGGGCCAGGCCAACACGCTGTACGGCAACGGCGTACTGAGCGCCACGTTGCCCACGACCGCGCAATCGGACAAGTTCACCTATGACCCGAGCAACCCGGTGCCCACGCTGGGCGGCGGCGGGTGCTGCCAGGGGGCGACCAAGTTCGGCGCCTTCGACCAGCGCCAGCAGGAAACCCGCAACGACATCCTGGTCTACGACACCAAGCCTTTCGAAAAGGGCATGGAAGTCAGCGGCCCGGTGACCGTCACGCTGTACGTGTCCTCCGATGCCAAGGACACCGACTTCACCTTCAAGCTGATCGACGTCTTCCCGGACGGCCGCGCGATGAACATCACCGAGAACATCCAGCGCATGCGCTACCGCAACGGCTACGACAAGCCGCTGGCGTGGATGGAGAAGGGTCAGGTGGTACCGGTCACCTTCCAGCCGATCGATACCGCGTACTACTTCAAGCCCGGGCACACGCTGCGCGTGGACGTGTCCAGCAGCAACTTCCCGCGCTTCGATCGCAACCTCAACACCGGCGGCAACAACGTCGACGAGGACCACGGCGTGATCGCCCACAACGTGGTGCACCACGGCCCGCAGTACCCATCGAAGATCACCCTGACGGTGATGCCCGCGGCCGAACCCGCCGCGACGAACCAGGAGGCCGCGGCGAACTGA
- a CDS encoding H-NS family nucleoid-associated regulatory protein, with protein sequence MSSPNTPNLASIAEAKARLADELRKLEEQEVELRGQQCSEAFDQIVALLKDYAEQFNARQKSEIAGFVISGAKPKKAAAPAKQTVAPKYWLPHTGETWTGRGRTPRAFAAWEGTAAFNEWKKNHPNEKFPKFPG encoded by the coding sequence ATGAGTTCCCCCAATACGCCGAACCTGGCCTCCATCGCCGAGGCCAAGGCCCGGCTCGCCGACGAACTGCGCAAGCTGGAAGAACAGGAAGTCGAGCTGCGCGGCCAGCAGTGCAGCGAAGCCTTCGACCAGATCGTGGCCCTGCTGAAGGATTATGCCGAGCAGTTCAATGCCCGCCAGAAGTCCGAGATCGCCGGTTTTGTCATCAGCGGCGCCAAGCCGAAGAAGGCCGCCGCCCCGGCCAAGCAGACCGTCGCCCCCAAGTACTGGCTGCCGCACACCGGCGAGACCTGGACCGGCCGTGGCCGCACCCCGCGCGCTTTCGCCGCCTGGGAAGGCACCGCCGCCTTCAACGAGTGGAAGAAGAACCACCCCAACGAGAAATTCCCGAAGTTTCCGGGGTGA
- a CDS encoding metalloregulator ArsR/SmtB family transcription factor, with product MKAKVPEVAELLRLVATPSRLLVLCQLSQGELSVGALEQATGIRQPGLSQQLAELRQAGLVATRRQSRSIFYRIADARVEQLLTAMYAIFCGDGLVPTTDLNATAAGR from the coding sequence ATGAAGGCCAAGGTGCCCGAGGTGGCCGAGCTGCTGCGCCTGGTGGCCACGCCCTCGCGCCTGTTGGTGCTGTGCCAGCTCTCGCAGGGCGAGCTGTCGGTCGGGGCGCTGGAGCAGGCCACCGGTATCCGCCAGCCTGGGCTGTCCCAGCAACTGGCCGAACTGCGTCAGGCCGGGCTGGTCGCCACGCGCCGGCAGTCGCGCTCGATCTTCTATCGCATCGCCGATGCACGGGTGGAGCAGTTGCTGACCGCGATGTACGCGATCTTCTGCGGCGACGGTCTGGTGCCCACGACGGACTTGAACGCCACCGCGGCCGGCCGCTGA
- a CDS encoding DUF2000 family protein, whose translation MFDTKVALIVRHDLAIWQRLNAVAFLSTGIAAAAPEALGEPYVDAAQRIYGRMLIQPMMVFQADLAQLQAVHAGALKRELVRLAFVQAMFSTGHDAANRVAFAAEDPEHMNLVGYAIRGGKKAVDKTIKGLALHP comes from the coding sequence ATGTTCGATACCAAAGTCGCGCTCATCGTGCGTCATGACCTGGCCATCTGGCAGCGCCTGAATGCCGTGGCCTTCCTGTCCACCGGCATCGCGGCGGCCGCGCCAGAGGCCTTGGGCGAGCCTTACGTGGATGCGGCGCAGCGCATCTACGGACGCATGCTGATTCAGCCGATGATGGTCTTCCAGGCGGACCTGGCCCAACTGCAGGCGGTGCACGCCGGTGCGCTGAAGCGTGAGCTGGTCCGGCTTGCCTTTGTCCAGGCCATGTTCTCCACCGGACACGATGCGGCCAATCGTGTCGCCTTCGCCGCCGAGGATCCAGAGCACATGAATCTGGTCGGTTACGCCATCCGCGGCGGCAAAAAGGCGGTGGACAAGACCATCAAGGGCCTGGCCCTGCATCCCTGA
- a CDS encoding NAD(P)-binding domain-containing protein has protein sequence MNIGFIGAGLQSRGIAHLALAAGQQVRLASSRRPEHMGEVSRQLPGAQVGMIEEVIVFADLIVIAIPLPAVVSLPTASLANKLIVDANNYYPDRDGRIARFDTHRITTSEWVAQCLPRSTVVKAFSAVLARDLYTDASLSGTPGRRALPVAGDDPVAVKRVVDWTDALGFDAVDAGPLRDSWRFERAKPAYCVPFDRAGLIQALAAAERNVELPHGSWRR, from the coding sequence ATGAATATTGGATTCATCGGCGCGGGCTTGCAGAGCCGCGGCATCGCGCATCTGGCGCTTGCCGCGGGCCAACAGGTACGACTGGCTAGTTCGCGCAGGCCGGAGCACATGGGTGAGGTCTCGCGCCAATTGCCGGGTGCCCAGGTCGGAATGATCGAAGAAGTCATCGTCTTCGCCGATCTCATCGTGATCGCCATTCCCCTTCCCGCCGTTGTATCGCTCCCGACGGCATCGCTGGCGAACAAGCTCATCGTCGACGCCAACAACTACTACCCGGACCGGGACGGCCGCATCGCGCGCTTTGACACCCATCGCATCACGACCAGTGAGTGGGTTGCGCAGTGCCTTCCTCGATCCACCGTGGTCAAGGCATTCAGCGCCGTTCTTGCACGCGACCTGTATACAGATGCGTCGCTTTCCGGCACGCCTGGACGGCGCGCGCTACCCGTCGCCGGTGATGATCCCGTTGCAGTGAAGCGAGTCGTTGATTGGACCGACGCACTTGGTTTCGATGCGGTGGATGCCGGACCTCTGCGAGACAGTTGGCGCTTTGAACGGGCCAAGCCGGCCTACTGCGTGCCATTCGACCGCGCCGGCTTGATCCAGGCGCTGGCCGCGGCGGAACGCAACGTAGAGTTGCCACATGGATCGTGGCGCCGGTGA
- a CDS encoding LysR family transcriptional regulator, with translation MDFNLAAMEAFVKAVETGSFAAAARALDVSPQMVAKHVAALERRLGARLLNRTTRKQALTELGHAYHQRCRLILEEVLSADALAQTLTVVPRGVLRISAPITFGTYRVVQFLADFMTAHPDIEVDLVLTDRLVDLTEEGFEAVFRLGDLPDSSLAARALEPYRLIACASPRYLDRHGVPDTPEALTGHACINFIYARSPFEREWQFARDARIHKVKTRGRLRVNEGSALLSSALAGHGVVLAPEMLVEQALQQGRLIRVLPDYEGPSRPLHLIFDANRQKTARLRTFIEAASLAFGPAGRGA, from the coding sequence ATGGACTTCAACCTCGCTGCGATGGAAGCCTTCGTCAAAGCGGTAGAGACCGGCTCGTTCGCAGCCGCCGCGCGCGCGTTGGATGTATCGCCACAGATGGTGGCCAAGCACGTCGCTGCGTTGGAACGGCGCTTGGGCGCACGATTGCTCAATCGCACCACGCGCAAGCAGGCGCTGACCGAGTTGGGCCATGCGTATCACCAACGCTGCCGATTGATCCTGGAGGAGGTGCTGTCAGCCGACGCACTGGCGCAGACATTGACAGTGGTGCCACGCGGTGTATTGAGAATCAGCGCGCCGATAACATTCGGCACATATCGCGTCGTGCAGTTCCTCGCCGACTTCATGACCGCGCATCCTGATATCGAAGTCGACCTCGTCCTAACCGACCGCCTTGTCGATCTAACCGAAGAAGGGTTTGAAGCCGTCTTCCGGCTCGGCGATCTGCCCGATTCCAGCTTGGCCGCCCGAGCGCTGGAACCCTATCGCCTGATCGCCTGCGCTTCACCGCGCTACCTGGATCGACATGGCGTCCCCGACACGCCCGAGGCGCTGACCGGGCATGCCTGCATCAACTTCATCTATGCCCGCTCGCCCTTCGAGCGAGAATGGCAATTCGCCCGCGACGCTCGGATCCACAAGGTCAAGACGCGTGGACGCCTCCGTGTCAACGAGGGTTCGGCCCTGCTTTCCTCGGCACTCGCCGGACATGGCGTGGTCCTCGCGCCAGAGATGCTGGTGGAACAGGCACTGCAGCAAGGACGCCTAATCCGCGTACTGCCGGACTACGAAGGACCGTCGCGCCCCCTGCACCTGATCTTCGATGCCAACCGCCAAAAGACCGCCAGGCTGCGCACCTTCATCGAGGCCGCCAGCCTGGCGTTTGGACCGGCCGGACGCGGCGCCTAG